The following coding sequences lie in one Metallumcola ferriviriculae genomic window:
- a CDS encoding phosphomannomutase/phosphoglucomutase: protein MRKINNEVFRQYDIRGIVGDELTDEFVGLLGKAIGTYILRKGFDQAVVGRDNRESSPAIRQQLVAGLVSTGCNVVDIGEVITPIFYYARVLYDMPGGAMITGSHNPSNYNGFKISGDKGPGTIYGDEIQKLRQLIEADDFESGSGTVVEKNPVKDYLDMLAEKIKLGPQQLKVVVDCGNGTASDFAPEFLRRLGCEVECLYCESDPTFPNHHPDPVKTANLQDLIKKVAEVGADVGVSFDGDADRIGAVDEKGTIIWGDTLMILYWREIMKKHPGADAIIEVKCSQALVDEVEKLGGRPVFYKTGHSLIKAKMKELKAVFTGEMSGHMFFADEFYGFDDALYATGRLLRILSNDKRSLSEMLADVAEYHATPETRIDCPDSRKFDIVEQVAADFKQDYKVIDIDGARVLFPGGWGLIRCSNTQPVIVARCEGKTPADLEFISGVVKEKLMQFAEIGDFQWGD from the coding sequence ATGCGAAAAATAAATAATGAGGTGTTCAGGCAGTACGATATCCGCGGCATTGTGGGTGACGAACTGACTGATGAATTTGTCGGGCTTTTGGGTAAGGCAATCGGGACGTATATATTAAGGAAGGGATTCGATCAGGCGGTGGTGGGCCGGGATAACCGGGAGAGCTCGCCGGCTATTCGGCAGCAGCTGGTGGCTGGGTTGGTGTCTACTGGCTGCAATGTGGTGGATATTGGCGAGGTGATTACTCCGATCTTTTATTACGCCCGGGTGCTTTATGATATGCCGGGCGGTGCGATGATTACCGGCAGCCATAACCCTTCTAATTACAACGGCTTTAAGATTTCGGGCGATAAGGGGCCGGGCACAATCTATGGTGACGAAATCCAGAAGCTGCGGCAGTTGATTGAAGCGGATGACTTTGAAAGCGGCTCGGGCACGGTAGTGGAGAAGAATCCGGTGAAAGATTATCTTGATATGCTGGCTGAAAAGATTAAGCTCGGGCCTCAGCAGCTGAAAGTAGTGGTGGACTGCGGCAACGGCACGGCCTCGGACTTTGCGCCGGAATTCCTGCGGCGGCTGGGCTGTGAGGTGGAATGTCTCTACTGTGAGTCTGACCCCACCTTCCCCAATCATCATCCAGACCCGGTAAAAACAGCGAATCTGCAGGATTTAATTAAGAAGGTGGCAGAGGTGGGCGCTGATGTGGGTGTATCCTTTGACGGTGATGCGGACCGCATCGGCGCGGTGGATGAAAAGGGTACTATCATCTGGGGCGACACGCTGATGATCCTCTACTGGCGGGAAATTATGAAAAAACACCCCGGTGCTGATGCCATCATCGAGGTTAAATGCTCTCAAGCCCTGGTGGATGAAGTGGAAAAACTAGGCGGCAGGCCGGTGTTTTATAAGACGGGCCACTCTCTCATTAAGGCCAAGATGAAGGAGTTAAAGGCAGTCTTTACCGGAGAAATGAGCGGGCATATGTTTTTTGCCGATGAGTTTTACGGCTTTGACGATGCGCTTTACGCTACAGGCAGGCTGCTGAGGATATTGAGTAATGATAAGCGCAGCCTATCTGAAATGCTGGCCGATGTGGCAGAATATCACGCCACCCCGGAGACCCGCATTGACTGCCCGGACAGCCGCAAGTTCGATATAGTGGAACAAGTAGCGGCGGACTTTAAGCAGGATTATAAAGTAATCGATATCGACGGCGCGCGGGTACTCTTCCCCGGCGGCTGGGGCCTAATCAGATGCTCCAATACCCAGCCGGTAATTGTCGCTCGCTGCGAGGGCAAAACCCCGGCAGACTTAGAGTTTATCAGCGGCGTTGTGAAAGAAAAGCTGATGCAATTTGCCGAGATTGGCGATTTCCAGTGGGGGGACTAG
- a CDS encoding 2-oxoacid:acceptor oxidoreductase family protein, whose amino-acid sequence MLKCEVGQMGKANQVILAGIGGQGLILGGHILAHAAMIEGKNVVQSKSYGTQSRGGHSQTEVIIADDPIYYPYCDSPDIVLTLSQQAYDKYWDQVPEDCLIIYDKDLVNVQHRDKQVGYSLRNQALDLGKEQVMNILSLGFIIKHMPFLKQETIEESIRHELPEKLHSLNVHTFRVGLGVEE is encoded by the coding sequence ATGTTAAAATGCGAGGTGGGACAAATGGGTAAGGCCAATCAAGTGATACTCGCGGGAATTGGCGGCCAAGGTTTGATATTAGGCGGGCATATTTTAGCTCATGCAGCCATGATAGAAGGAAAAAATGTCGTTCAAAGCAAAAGTTATGGTACCCAGAGCAGGGGAGGACACTCCCAAACAGAGGTTATTATTGCCGACGATCCTATTTACTATCCATACTGCGACAGTCCGGATATTGTACTGACACTCAGTCAACAAGCCTACGACAAGTATTGGGACCAGGTACCTGAAGATTGCCTGATAATTTATGATAAAGACTTGGTGAACGTCCAACATAGAGATAAGCAAGTGGGATATTCCTTAAGAAATCAGGCTTTGGATTTGGGTAAAGAACAAGTCATGAATATACTGTCACTTGGGTTTATAATTAAGCATATGCCTTTCTTAAAGCAAGAAACCATCGAAGAAAGCATCAGGCACGAGCTGCCGGAAAAGCTGCATTCTTTAAATGTTCATACTTTCCGTGTAGGCCTAGGTGTAGAAGAGTAA
- a CDS encoding TRAP transporter permease, producing MNLQNFRQTFNNFLMVGLSSFVLYTSIVGPLVAMRQRALIFMLSIFLVFVIYPATKKGKINLGGYILAVTGLATGLYVVIFFDTLVMRMGMPNNIDLILGGTAIILTLEATRRSIGWPLPVVTSLFLLYALFGQSIPGTFGHGGYSISRIINQMYLTTEGIFGVPIGVITSIVFLFVLFGAFLERSGGGNFFIDLAVALAGKARGGPAKIAIFASAFLGTINGSSIANVVTTGSFTIPLMKKIGYKKEFAGAVEAAASTGGQVTPPIMGAAAFIMAEFTHIPYLTIILAAIIPAILYYLSLYMNVHLEACKTGLEGLPDDQVPRIMDVLKKGWHYFIPLGAIIITLIVGFSPNRAAYTGIALLILVSAFRSETRMKFKEIGLALRDGAATSVSIVAATACAGMIVGIVSMSGLALKFSAIVTSLAQGMLFPALLLTMLASIVLGMSLPTTANYIVQAAITAPALVALNIPVLTAHLFVLYFGVFADITPPVALAAYAATGISKGDPMKTGLLASRNVLVGFIVPFLFVYFPALLGQAPAMKVALTVATAVLAVIAISGGVSGYLRVRCPIIERVLLFASGMMLLVPEVFTDLSGAAILAAVYLWQRLYRDQPKIKTTSV from the coding sequence TTGAATTTACAGAATTTTAGACAAACGTTTAACAATTTTTTGATGGTGGGTTTATCTTCTTTCGTTCTTTATACTTCTATTGTTGGACCGTTGGTTGCCATGCGTCAAAGAGCACTGATTTTTATGTTAAGCATTTTCCTAGTTTTTGTTATTTATCCAGCGACTAAAAAAGGAAAAATTAACCTTGGCGGATATATTCTTGCGGTGACCGGGTTGGCAACGGGGCTTTACGTAGTAATCTTTTTTGACACCCTGGTAATGCGAATGGGAATGCCTAACAATATTGATTTAATTCTAGGTGGGACGGCAATTATTTTAACACTCGAAGCAACTCGTCGTTCCATTGGGTGGCCTTTGCCCGTAGTAACTTCGCTGTTTTTACTCTACGCATTATTTGGCCAAAGCATACCGGGGACTTTTGGGCACGGAGGCTATAGTATTAGCCGGATTATTAACCAAATGTATCTGACAACGGAAGGTATATTTGGTGTACCGATTGGGGTTATCACGTCAATAGTGTTTCTCTTTGTTCTGTTTGGCGCTTTTCTTGAACGTTCCGGCGGCGGGAACTTCTTTATTGATTTGGCAGTAGCATTAGCTGGAAAAGCCCGTGGCGGCCCGGCCAAAATCGCCATCTTCGCCAGCGCTTTTTTGGGCACCATCAATGGTAGTTCCATAGCAAATGTTGTTACCACGGGGAGTTTCACCATTCCCTTGATGAAGAAAATTGGTTATAAGAAAGAATTTGCCGGCGCCGTGGAGGCTGCGGCTTCTACCGGAGGACAAGTTACACCGCCAATTATGGGGGCGGCGGCTTTTATTATGGCCGAATTTACCCACATACCTTATTTAACGATAATTTTGGCGGCAATAATTCCTGCTATCCTGTACTACCTATCATTATATATGAACGTACATCTGGAAGCCTGCAAAACGGGACTTGAAGGTTTGCCTGATGATCAAGTTCCCCGGATAATGGACGTTCTTAAAAAAGGGTGGCATTACTTTATCCCCCTTGGAGCTATTATTATCACTCTCATTGTGGGATTTAGTCCTAACCGGGCTGCCTACACAGGAATAGCTCTCTTAATTTTAGTTAGTGCCTTTAGAAGTGAGACAAGAATGAAGTTTAAGGAAATAGGTCTGGCTTTAAGGGATGGCGCAGCGACTTCTGTTAGCATTGTGGCTGCTACTGCCTGCGCCGGGATGATAGTAGGTATTGTCAGTATGTCCGGGTTAGCACTAAAGTTTTCTGCCATTGTTACCTCTTTGGCCCAGGGAATGTTATTCCCGGCGCTATTATTAACAATGTTGGCGTCTATTGTGTTGGGGATGTCTCTTCCCACCACTGCAAATTACATTGTTCAGGCTGCTATTACAGCACCCGCTTTAGTCGCTTTGAATATTCCGGTTCTGACCGCGCATTTGTTTGTTTTATACTTTGGCGTATTTGCGGACATTACCCCGCCGGTGGCGCTTGCCGCTTATGCAGCCACAGGTATTTCAAAAGGCGACCCAATGAAGACTGGCTTATTGGCCTCACGAAATGTATTAGTCGGATTTATTGTTCCGTTCTTGTTCGTATATTTCCCGGCCCTGTTAGGACAGGCACCGGCTATGAAAGTGGCATTAACAGTGGCCACTGCAGTTTTAGCTGTGATAGCAATTTCAGGTGGTGTATCGGGCTATCTGAGAGTGCGGTGTCCTATTATTGAAAGAGTTTTGCTTTTTGCCAGCGGCATGATGCTGTTAGTGCCGGAAGTTTTTACCGATTTAAGCGGTGCAGCAATTTTGGCGGCAGTATATCTGTGGCAGCGTCTGTATCGTGATCAGCCAAAAATTAAGACGACAAGTGTCTAA
- a CDS encoding 4Fe-4S dicluster domain-containing protein has product MSTVRSKVTIAINEKFCKRCGICIEFCPQKVFEPAKDGLPLVVNNNCTNCTLCDLRCPEMAITLEVEESE; this is encoded by the coding sequence GTGTCAACTGTGCGAAGCAAAGTAACTATTGCAATAAACGAAAAGTTTTGTAAGCGATGTGGTATTTGTATTGAATTTTGCCCCCAAAAAGTTTTCGAACCGGCTAAAGACGGACTCCCTTTAGTGGTTAACAATAATTGCACTAATTGTACATTATGTGATTTAAGGTGTCCCGAAATGGCCATAACGCTGGAGGTGGAAGAAAGTGAGTAG
- a CDS encoding Glu/Leu/Phe/Val family dehydrogenase, with the protein MLTRSALEIAQEQLLEAAQLAGASPEIVQLLAEPQRVLEVQFPVKMDNGTTKFFKGFRVHHNYVLGPIQGGTRFHPEETLEDIKALSLWMSIKNAVNQLPAGGGKGGIKCNPSELSKGEKERLCRAYVRAIAPMLGAMKDFPGADIGTDIETQSWMLDEWEQMHGMRHEPAAFSGKGLLLGGSAGRPSATGLGVSLAVIETCAKLGKNLAGLEVAVQGFGKVGSWAASLLSRKGAKIVGVSDIGGFIHNANGLDPDALLKYTQEHNSVDGFPGGKSGAKEQIFSCPCDVLIPAAVQSAISEDNASDIKAKIIVEGANGPITPNAEKLLNENGVVVVPDILANGGGTVIAYLERVQGTYNYYWTEKEVHIQYEKMFKDIYNQLYSLSSQKKISMRMAAWSIAISRIEEGVRLRGWI; encoded by the coding sequence ATGCTTACAAGATCTGCATTAGAAATAGCGCAAGAGCAATTATTGGAAGCAGCGCAATTAGCAGGAGCATCTCCGGAAATTGTGCAGTTATTAGCTGAACCACAACGAGTATTAGAAGTCCAATTCCCGGTAAAGATGGATAATGGCACAACTAAGTTTTTTAAGGGTTTTCGGGTGCATCACAATTATGTGCTGGGGCCCATTCAGGGTGGAACTAGGTTTCATCCGGAAGAGACGCTGGAAGACATAAAAGCCCTGTCTCTGTGGATGAGTATCAAAAACGCCGTTAATCAATTACCGGCCGGTGGCGGAAAAGGCGGGATAAAATGCAACCCAAGCGAGCTTTCCAAGGGTGAGAAGGAAAGACTTTGCAGGGCTTATGTCCGTGCAATAGCGCCAATGCTTGGAGCTATGAAGGATTTCCCCGGCGCTGACATAGGTACGGACATTGAAACACAAAGCTGGATGTTGGACGAATGGGAACAAATGCACGGCATGAGACATGAACCGGCAGCATTTAGCGGCAAAGGTCTTTTGTTGGGCGGATCTGCCGGCAGGCCTTCCGCGACCGGGTTAGGGGTTAGCTTGGCTGTAATTGAAACCTGTGCCAAGCTAGGAAAGAATCTGGCAGGCCTAGAAGTGGCTGTACAAGGTTTTGGTAAGGTGGGTTCTTGGGCCGCCAGCCTATTATCGCGTAAAGGGGCAAAAATTGTTGGTGTAAGCGATATAGGCGGTTTTATACATAATGCCAACGGATTAGACCCGGACGCTTTACTGAAATATACACAAGAGCATAATTCCGTAGATGGTTTTCCTGGCGGGAAAAGCGGCGCCAAAGAGCAAATTTTCTCGTGCCCATGCGATGTATTAATTCCCGCTGCAGTTCAAAGCGCTATAAGTGAAGATAATGCTTCTGACATTAAAGCAAAGATCATTGTCGAAGGAGCTAACGGACCGATAACACCAAATGCTGAAAAATTGCTGAATGAAAATGGCGTAGTAGTGGTGCCAGATATTTTGGCTAATGGCGGCGGTACTGTCATTGCTTATTTGGAAAGGGTACAAGGAACATATAATTATTATTGGACTGAAAAAGAGGTACATATTCAATATGAGAAGATGTTTAAAGATATCTATAATCAGCTATATAGCTTGAGTTCACAGAAAAAGATTTCCATGCGTATGGCCGCATGGAGCATCGCCATCAGCAGGATCGAGGAAGGAGTTAGGCTTAGGGGTTGGATATAA
- a CDS encoding toxin-antitoxin system protein, giving the protein MGTTTVRISRAALETLRQLAGRAGEPIQEILDKAIEEYRRKQFLEEANKAYAALKNDSQAWQDEVMERETWDSALKDGLEDEK; this is encoded by the coding sequence ATGGGCACCACCACTGTCAGGATTAGCCGGGCCGCTCTGGAAACCTTGCGGCAGCTTGCCGGCCGAGCCGGTGAGCCAATACAGGAAATACTTGATAAAGCAATTGAAGAATACCGTAGAAAACAGTTTCTTGAAGAGGCGAATAAAGCCTATGCGGCCTTAAAGAACGATTCTCAGGCCTGGCAGGATGAGGTAATGGAAAGAGAAACATGGGATAGTGCCCTTAAAGATGGATTGGAGGATGAAAAGTGA
- a CDS encoding type II toxin-antitoxin system PemK/MazF family toxin, whose product MKPSQGEIWVADLNPARGHEQAGKRPCLIVSVDLFNHGPAGLAVVMPITTRRKGIPFHVEIGLTESGLREISFIKCEDIRSISTERLTGRLGKVSQHTLELVQERLRILMGL is encoded by the coding sequence GTGAAGCCGTCTCAAGGGGAAATTTGGGTGGCGGACCTCAACCCGGCCCGCGGTCATGAACAGGCGGGGAAACGACCCTGCTTGATTGTATCAGTAGATTTATTTAACCATGGTCCAGCAGGGCTGGCTGTGGTTATGCCTATTACTACCAGGCGAAAAGGTATTCCTTTTCACGTGGAAATCGGGCTGACAGAATCAGGCTTGAGAGAGATAAGCTTCATCAAGTGTGAGGATATCCGTTCCATTTCCACCGAAAGACTTACAGGCCGGTTGGGGAAGGTATCCCAACATACTCTGGAGTTGGTCCAAGAGCGGTTGCGGATTCTGATGGGTTTGTAA
- a CDS encoding thiamine pyrophosphate-dependent enzyme, giving the protein MTLAYQDYLKMDKLPHMWCSGCGDGIVVRAIAEALTELNLEKDKVVIATGIGCWGKADDYFTTHAFHGTHGRALPYATGIKLANPDVHVLVLMGDGDAATIGGNHFIHAARRNIDLTAIVVNNFNYGMTGGQYSATTPLAARTSTSPKGVPEPGFDVSNLAEAAGANFVARTTAYHAVNMRKLIVQAMTKKGFSLVEVLSSCPTYFGRYNGYSPAVNMMKYLRELGVPKAKYEQLPEKEKEEHFPTGVLTDKDREDFLTIYKRLNNVKMRGGTNG; this is encoded by the coding sequence ATGACATTAGCGTATCAGGATTATTTAAAGATGGATAAACTGCCTCACATGTGGTGTTCCGGATGCGGGGATGGAATAGTGGTTCGCGCCATTGCAGAAGCGCTAACGGAATTGAATTTAGAAAAAGATAAAGTAGTTATTGCCACCGGCATTGGTTGTTGGGGTAAGGCAGACGATTATTTTACCACCCACGCTTTTCACGGAACACACGGCAGGGCGCTGCCTTACGCTACCGGCATCAAACTGGCCAACCCAGATGTTCATGTGTTGGTATTGATGGGTGACGGTGACGCCGCCACTATCGGCGGTAACCATTTTATCCATGCGGCGAGACGAAACATTGACTTGACCGCCATAGTTGTAAACAATTTTAATTACGGCATGACCGGCGGGCAGTACTCAGCTACAACACCTCTTGCCGCTCGTACTTCCACGTCACCTAAAGGCGTACCGGAACCCGGGTTTGACGTAAGCAATCTGGCTGAAGCAGCAGGGGCCAATTTCGTTGCCAGGACCACCGCTTATCATGCAGTTAATATGCGTAAGCTAATTGTTCAGGCCATGACAAAGAAAGGCTTTAGTCTTGTGGAAGTGCTAAGCTCCTGCCCGACATATTTTGGCCGTTATAACGGCTATAGCCCGGCAGTTAATATGATGAAATATCTGCGGGAGTTAGGTGTGCCTAAAGCAAAGTACGAACAATTACCGGAAAAAGAAAAAGAAGAACATTTCCCCACAGGTGTACTAACAGATAAAGATAGAGAAGACTTCTTAACAATCTATAAGAGGTTGAATAATGTTAAAATGCGAGGTGGGACAAATGGGTAA
- a CDS encoding DUF1659 domain-containing protein yields MAVTSTIAESSLLLMLQTGTDAAGNPQFDNRTFRRVRPVALDQDVYDVAVIIAGLQNDTLAAVQRVNENDLVMTI; encoded by the coding sequence ATGGCAGTAACAAGTACTATTGCCGAGTCCAGTCTGCTTTTAATGTTGCAGACCGGCACCGACGCAGCGGGCAATCCGCAGTTTGATAACAGAACATTTAGGCGGGTGCGACCGGTAGCGTTGGACCAGGATGTTTATGATGTGGCCGTGATTATCGCCGGTTTGCAAAACGACACCCTGGCCGCGGTGCAGCGCGTCAACGAAAACGACCTGGTAATGACCATCTAG
- a CDS encoding 2-oxoacid:acceptor oxidoreductase subunit alpha, translated as MSSAAGRQLVQGNEACALGAIAAGARFFAGYPITPSSEVAEVCAHKLPEYNGIYIQMEDELASMAAIVGASLSGMKSFTATSGPGFSLMQENLGVAIAQEVPCVIINVQRMGPSTGLATKPAQGDVMQARYGTHGDHAIIALSPASVEECYTLTIEAFNLAEKYRTPVILLSDEVVGHMTETFDIPSLDTLEIINRKTPQGDPEQFLPYAHAEDGIPPMAKYGDKYIMRATSSAHDESGRSNSDPANNDKLVRRLYDKICTNLEDIVRTEIFGPVDADYTIIAYGGVSRAAMQTVTDANAAGVKVNLLRLITIWPFAEKEVKDVLSRTKGVIVPELNMGQILLEVERMNVGFNTPIHPISRLDGKLITPSQILDVIKEVAK; from the coding sequence GTGAGTAGTGCTGCAGGTAGACAGTTGGTACAAGGAAACGAAGCTTGCGCTTTGGGGGCAATAGCGGCGGGAGCAAGATTCTTTGCAGGATATCCGATAACCCCTTCTTCTGAAGTTGCTGAAGTTTGTGCCCATAAGCTTCCTGAATATAACGGTATTTATATCCAAATGGAAGACGAACTGGCAAGTATGGCAGCAATTGTAGGGGCGTCCTTATCCGGCATGAAATCTTTTACAGCAACCAGCGGCCCCGGTTTTTCCTTAATGCAAGAAAACCTAGGTGTTGCCATAGCCCAAGAGGTACCCTGTGTAATAATAAACGTCCAGCGAATGGGCCCAAGTACCGGTTTGGCAACTAAGCCCGCACAAGGGGATGTAATGCAGGCAAGATATGGTACCCACGGTGACCATGCTATCATAGCCCTCTCACCTGCTTCGGTAGAGGAATGCTACACACTGACAATAGAAGCCTTTAATCTGGCGGAAAAATACCGCACACCCGTTATCTTGCTATCGGACGAAGTAGTAGGACATATGACGGAAACTTTTGATATACCCTCCTTGGATACGCTTGAAATTATAAACCGTAAGACACCGCAGGGTGACCCAGAGCAGTTCTTACCGTATGCTCACGCTGAGGATGGCATACCACCTATGGCTAAATACGGCGATAAATATATTATGAGAGCCACCAGCTCCGCCCACGACGAATCCGGCCGTTCAAACAGTGATCCGGCCAACAATGATAAATTGGTGCGGCGGTTGTATGACAAGATTTGTACAAACTTAGAAGATATAGTTCGTACCGAAATCTTTGGCCCCGTGGATGCCGATTACACCATAATTGCCTACGGCGGCGTTTCAAGGGCAGCGATGCAAACAGTCACCGATGCAAATGCAGCCGGCGTAAAAGTTAACCTGTTACGTTTAATCACCATCTGGCCCTTTGCCGAAAAGGAAGTCAAGGACGTGTTGAGCAGGACCAAAGGTGTGATCGTTCCCGAATTGAATATGGGGCAAATCTTACTGGAAGTTGAACGCATGAATGTCGGCTTCAATACCCCGATACATCCTATTTCAAGGTTGGACGGGAAACTTATTACTCCTTCACAAATCCTGGATGTAATTAAGGAGGTGGCCAAATAA
- a CDS encoding DUF2922 domain-containing protein, whose translation MITKNLELIFQTSTGRRSTIRIPNPKDTLTAAEVQTAMNDIIGKNVFHVDGSSYTGILGARIVTRDVSELQVI comes from the coding sequence TTGATTACCAAAAACCTGGAATTAATCTTCCAAACCAGCACTGGCCGCCGCAGTACCATCCGCATCCCAAATCCTAAAGATACCCTTACCGCCGCCGAGGTGCAAACGGCCATGAACGACATTATTGGTAAAAATGTCTTCCATGTAGACGGTTCAAGCTATACCGGCATCCTGGGAGCACGCATTGTTACGCGTGATGTTTCCGAACTTCAGGTAATTTAG
- a CDS encoding TAXI family TRAP transporter solute-binding subunit, whose translation MKKFLKASVLVSVMVLLAFTVVGCGGQDAEKESGAKEQASEPVDISIATGGTSGTYYPLGSAVATVVNEAKLDINATAESTGGSVENARLILQNAADFGFIESGIAKWAYNGEEMFEGNPVENIRGVIALYPNTMQTVVKVNSGIESYADLKGKRVAIGVQGGSTPLNMEFTLDQYGISLDDIKPEYLGYGEAMQLLKDNQLDAVLVDSGAPSSSIIDISTQHEVRILPIEADVVSKMKESYPFFADSYVIPAGTYKGIDQDIPTTGSKVMIAVSADVPDEVVYNVVKTMFESKEKIVNVHEAGKSIQLETALDTIAIPLHPGAEKYYKEQGLIE comes from the coding sequence ATGAAAAAATTCTTAAAGGCAAGTGTTTTGGTGAGTGTGATGGTGTTGTTAGCCTTTACTGTGGTAGGTTGTGGTGGACAGGACGCAGAGAAAGAATCAGGCGCCAAGGAACAAGCTTCTGAACCCGTTGATATCTCTATCGCTACCGGCGGCACCAGCGGCACTTACTACCCATTAGGCAGTGCTGTTGCTACTGTAGTGAATGAAGCTAAGCTAGATATTAATGCGACCGCGGAATCCACCGGTGGCTCAGTCGAAAACGCAAGATTAATTCTTCAGAATGCAGCAGACTTCGGCTTTATCGAATCTGGCATTGCAAAGTGGGCGTACAACGGCGAAGAAATGTTTGAGGGAAACCCCGTTGAGAACATTCGCGGCGTCATTGCGTTATATCCAAACACAATGCAAACAGTGGTTAAAGTTAATTCCGGCATTGAATCGTATGCTGATTTAAAGGGTAAGCGAGTTGCAATTGGAGTTCAAGGTGGTTCTACACCCTTGAATATGGAGTTTACCTTGGATCAATATGGCATTTCCTTAGATGATATCAAGCCAGAATATTTAGGGTATGGTGAGGCAATGCAGCTGTTAAAGGATAATCAACTTGACGCTGTCTTGGTTGATTCCGGGGCGCCTTCCTCCTCAATTATAGACATTAGCACACAGCACGAAGTGCGTATTTTGCCTATTGAAGCTGATGTAGTAAGCAAGATGAAAGAAAGCTACCCATTCTTTGCGGATTCCTACGTTATCCCGGCTGGAACCTATAAAGGTATCGATCAGGACATTCCTACAACAGGGTCTAAAGTGATGATAGCTGTAAGCGCAGATGTGCCCGATGAAGTAGTTTACAATGTTGTTAAGACCATGTTTGAAAGCAAAGAAAAGATTGTAAATGTGCACGAGGCAGGTAAAAGCATACAGCTAGAGACTGCTTTGGATACTATAGCAATTCCTCTGCACCCGGGTGCGGAAAAATATTATAAAGAGCAAGGCTTAATAGAGTAG
- a CDS encoding IclR family transcriptional regulator produces MDITLPRIMKNGNQVQSVVKALAILECFSFQERELSVLDISEKLDIPRPTVSRLAGTLCQKGYLQQDLSNSKYSLGMKLFHLGSIVEHDKELQSTALPILKNLRDEFGETTYMDIVDESERICIISLEGNHDVRSIVPIGQRSPLHAGADGRVLLSSFDEHELDSFLTETNLDSFTSKTITDKQQLKEMVRQIREKGVAVSVEEFVCGSVAIACPVKDRTGQVVAGISLSVPVFRATEERLKKFKQSVIKAAAEISRALGYTKGSGGM; encoded by the coding sequence TTGGATATAACCCTGCCGCGAATTATGAAAAACGGAAACCAGGTTCAATCTGTAGTAAAAGCTTTGGCAATACTTGAGTGCTTTAGCTTTCAAGAAAGAGAATTAAGTGTGCTGGACATTAGTGAAAAACTTGATATTCCTCGGCCGACGGTATCTCGGTTGGCGGGCACATTATGCCAAAAAGGCTACTTGCAGCAAGATTTGTCAAACAGCAAGTATTCGTTAGGAATGAAACTATTTCATTTGGGTTCAATTGTTGAGCACGATAAAGAACTGCAAAGCACGGCGTTACCCATTTTAAAAAACTTAAGGGACGAATTCGGTGAAACTACCTACATGGACATTGTTGATGAAAGTGAAAGAATCTGTATCATCTCACTTGAAGGAAACCATGACGTAAGGAGTATTGTGCCCATTGGCCAACGTTCGCCTTTACATGCGGGCGCAGACGGAAGGGTATTGCTGAGTAGTTTTGATGAGCACGAGTTAGATAGTTTTTTGACTGAAACTAATCTCGACTCTTTTACATCCAAAACTATCACCGACAAGCAGCAGTTAAAAGAAATGGTGCGGCAAATTAGAGAAAAAGGCGTGGCAGTAAGTGTTGAGGAGTTTGTCTGTGGAAGCGTGGCAATAGCCTGTCCTGTAAAGGATAGAACAGGCCAAGTAGTTGCCGGAATATCATTATCAGTACCAGTTTTTCGGGCAACGGAAGAAAGGTTAAAGAAATTCAAGCAAAGCGTTATTAAAGCTGCTGCTGAAATTTCTCGAGCGTTAGGGTATACCAAAGGGTCAGGGGGGATGTAA